A window from Pseudomonadota bacterium encodes these proteins:
- a CDS encoding 4Fe-4S dicluster domain-containing protein codes for MNLTRRNFLKIAGAATVSGKIFSHETAYATTGRYATIIDLTRCDGCKEEPISRCVKACRNYNKDRFPKPIKDIKPYWPHKFYEDWSKKRDAISTLTPYNWIFIQRIQIKRKKEIFIPRRCMHCDNPPCVSLCPFGALSKEQYGNTVISDKLCFGGAKCRDVCPWHIPQRQAGVGLYLKIMPKYAGGGVMYKCDLCKDRIAEGKVPMCVIACEERLNDNKAMFFGERQAIYKMAEERARNEGLYIYGDKQNSGTSTLYLSAIPFGFIEAQLKSKKEKFQMAEQIQNPLDEPHNLAKYFLISAFASAFAGIVGALCTGKKKANGDEDKKA; via the coding sequence ATGAACCTTACAAGACGTAATTTCCTGAAGATTGCAGGTGCAGCAACTGTCTCTGGCAAGATTTTCTCCCATGAAACTGCATACGCTACAACTGGCAGATATGCTACCATTATAGATCTCACAAGGTGCGACGGGTGTAAAGAAGAACCTATCTCAAGATGTGTAAAGGCGTGTAGAAATTATAACAAAGATAGATTTCCAAAACCTATAAAGGATATAAAACCTTACTGGCCTCACAAATTCTACGAAGACTGGTCAAAGAAAAGGGATGCGATAAGTACCCTTACCCCCTATAACTGGATATTTATACAGAGGATACAAATTAAGAGAAAAAAGGAAATTTTTATCCCGAGAAGGTGCATGCACTGTGATAATCCACCATGTGTATCGCTATGCCCTTTCGGTGCCCTGAGCAAGGAGCAGTACGGCAATACAGTAATAAGTGATAAACTCTGTTTTGGAGGGGCAAAGTGCAGGGATGTATGCCCATGGCATATCCCTCAAAGACAGGCAGGTGTTGGTCTATACCTTAAAATTATGCCGAAATATGCTGGTGGCGGTGTTATGTATAAGTGTGATCTGTGTAAAGACAGAATAGCAGAGGGCAAGGTTCCTATGTGTGTAATTGCCTGTGAAGAAAGGTTGAACGATAACAAAGCAATGTTTTTCGGTGAAAGACAGGCAATATACAAAATGGCAGAAGAACGTGCCAGGAATGAAGGGCTTTACATATACGGCGATAAACAGAACAGTGGAACGTCTACCCTTTATCTTTCGGCAATACCCTTCGGGTTTATTGAGGCACAACTGAAATCAAAAAAAGAGAAATTCCAGATGGCAGAACAAATTCAAAATCCCCTTGATGAACCTCATAACCTTGCAAAATATTTTTTAATCAGTGCCTTTGCATCAGCCTTTGCTGGTATTGTTGGTGCATTATGCACAGGGAAGAAAAAGGCCAATGGGGATGAAGATAAAAAGGCATAG
- a CDS encoding cytochrome b/b6 domain-containing protein → MKIKRHSIIEMVEHWTIALSGIMLLLTGIGELPLYKRYYFILNIPGLGWAGDYFKHLKLHYIFAMVFLAGVIFHIIYHGLRKDKGLLPKRGDIGKSFRVLLAMFGIGKEPPSEKYLPEQRIAYIGMGLIILVLTLTGVFKVFKNLPYVYVPPPLNGINTLIHTLSAFLFLLALIVHVGVFIFKINWPLLKSMLTGKIDSAYVKERHGLWYEKLKKEGEVHE, encoded by the coding sequence ATGAAGATAAAAAGGCATAGCATAATAGAGATGGTAGAACACTGGACTATTGCGTTATCCGGTATTATGCTTCTCTTAACAGGTATCGGCGAATTGCCTTTATATAAGAGGTACTATTTTATTTTAAACATACCTGGCCTCGGATGGGCAGGCGACTATTTTAAACATTTAAAACTCCACTATATTTTTGCTATGGTCTTTCTCGCAGGCGTAATCTTCCATATAATCTATCACGGGCTAAGGAAAGATAAAGGGCTTTTACCCAAAAGGGGTGATATAGGAAAATCCTTCAGGGTTCTTCTTGCCATGTTTGGTATAGGGAAGGAGCCACCTTCAGAGAAATATCTTCCGGAACAGAGAATAGCCTATATTGGTATGGGTCTCATTATACTTGTATTAACCCTCACAGGGGTTTTCAAGGTCTTTAAAAACCTTCCGTATGTCTATGTGCCACCACCTTTAAATGGGATAAACACACTTATCCACACACTATCAGCCTTTCTCTTTTTACTTGCCCTTATCGTTCATGTAGGGGTCTTCATTTTTAAGATTAACTGGCCCTTGCTTAAAAGTATGCTCACAGGAAAGATTGATTCAGCATACGTAAAAGAAAGGCACGGTTTATGGTATGAGAAATTGAAGAAAGAAGGTGAAGTGCATGAGTAA